One Zeugodacus cucurbitae isolate PBARC_wt_2022May chromosome 3, idZeuCucr1.2, whole genome shotgun sequence genomic region harbors:
- the LOC105218189 gene encoding protein chiffon, with translation MQSQSEIYKSKFKEKISNSQVQQEQSQEREQYRQQQQQQQQQQPLQSITGVSTKSTTAEGSEAVVVGAGKNTPLPQRRATVKVIKCKKPLCHFKFYLDICDHQLTKRIEEQIRTLGGTLEFFLTSSVTHFITDKAILPPIVGNNNSNNNNNNNSLSSRPGTPQTPGTPTTPQTPYNFETQDGKNNASGGISTPTGSARKANNRQSRANAILNRVRRPSTTTNTINVNAVSVGVTEPQNSPTPLNIKDVAKQSSIVATQSPYIVWQTEYALHFFKKVHHELKDYLGVNSRHDQHKLLSKGRNTVDPIDLKGGGFIKIEAIKHNYRPYYQLFRKSSGTEWPKIELTREDGAFRLSPKKKITPNVEVREKEKDKTNVAKANEERNMTRKSRSRSSQHQRPLHAAVQTLKKGTGGGAADSATTVKSSPRNSQAGGAAGAIATGCRQVKESSDKQCGVCEICKIEYDTLTIHLKTKDHEYFAKNSQNFIALDSLIHTSADVNKFLNEDKKVVLEEMEVENIEVVGDVNAPDPLEGSEPLMVMPVLELTDDTRRGVLHQTPSPTLREKSKRSTKGKHSSEKFQNLRSTKSPKATATTVKSQTSPLKQQMALTTATSSMLELQRIETCATVNVNNTKPVSLQPVTPAASTRRKQTSAAAVSPPIRAMLPPSSLYKVVGTPETVGTPLRRTRGDFPSVGEQAVTASPSLIVKFKKVRATELNRLNGEAESFMFPKQRTSSELPTDIDRQTTSDNARASYSSTSLDSTSDGPMEVELAITTEHSEKSALVSKEVGKRAIANAKRRKSQTSTTTKQRFPTAPIQPELQLKNKPSSGKCVSTKSVVIPAVGSHVTETAKSAISAAAAKANAAAAALAAITLPEATRKSSRTATAIVTAATTSSRLLRAAVEAAKHNYRQMAAANELVVTGHKKSNASETTLKSLMAATATKTSQSVSVVKMEDRMGDVENIKKEDESESDSESDNTSSYEDEEENCADACKVFAGGYFGEDLDEDDDDDIDNDDENDEDYVHYKSRRHKSISFDNSSDIWQSGCSGTTSRRQRAMKREAQKTKSEFSLVDTKDCATTKIIREVHRGGKRKKCSEEPSKTKVPNITTFAKSNKNSSVEMDSPSSSPSKQKSPESYFDYTASERLNQMRYSFERIPAADLWYRVFTRQDNCAERFYEYYGLTNYRKLPYELGPIPFARTSDSSACCKLCETQRNIGLGSNEASKGFPTSEKVSKVKSEPLEDSEAGATKSRDSSSCNSHDIGNINNIGSDGNVNNVQPEPSTTQYKHKHKKLQILQRYRQEQQELQKRQAELVSELQVNNSSQSQCDTKATSTSVPERARDRQRAGSTHSTTSSTSCASSTATTKTSKNRYLNKHLNKAAAAFLNLELPPRKSPREHASTLALVSCIIKQRQDSQSKPNSETDEPSTTPTPVSVTDATTITTPGSALALAVNSAMKTKAQKVATTSLYTDSACSAKPSPSVNDLPVLRSPRHTRSAAATPVEELRFTTEISENVKRMRRGQNKYDHSPPIALNQSRKSTRGGRQILKSPHGRPSRTYNSVQKFLQSTCRTSNRTSQTPNSMVAATTATGKRRRRGYTARRHNCYSGLLGQGSALPSIRKTGSKKGVLEFEVDTAALKALDAATKHTNIRQLEWQIDKYLQLHGSEYDLEEDLSLGCEGGEAMPLAMISAPSKKNSITPATNTASTSKTLRAGCSTNTDVKPNTSAAISSATFDSNTPPPTDCFSSDFDLYDLFTNATGSPSDDEQTVNVGGKRRSTGLCLYNSLSMQNYFRKRKCLKSNRTGWPKVQKKKTSARQQQKLAQKIRFLQDIGELTGNVIKEETNLSADKGGNECDDENENDESILCRGTQRRRRNGVITPPQSEGDVNQKLQNDDGEEEEDAGADDETELDAGESIPEEEEDEDDGDDLEDDGDTIMDSIDEEGVHTEPDADAAAEADEEDIEDAELYTEAVGTAGEDEDDSNFLPVRKNIRRRTNASPHEDKLVTANSFLANGTATNNNSGATSTPTTQMLRGCSRRTPQLLNGSLGSCISPSEKAGDNSDIFTVSSDGLDTDLDMSNSQHKCDDEHLHHHHNHHHHHQEQCVSHQTPKRKFDLSKYAPNNSTASSCAAEAATAAVKSLAISQFLKKEVRVTCRRLRAPFRRYRYRR, from the coding sequence ATGCAATCACAATCGGaaatttacaaaagcaaattcaaagaaaaaattagcaACAGTCAAGTTCAGCAAGAGCAATCGCAAGAACGAGAGCAGTAtcgtcagcagcagcaacaacaacaacaacagcaaccactaCAATCGATCACTGGTGTATCTACAAAATCAACTACAGCAGAAGGTTCTGAAGCAGTCGTTGTCGGTGCCGGCAAGAATACGCCTTTGCCGCAACGTCGCGCTACTGTCAaagtaattaaatgtaaaaaaccttTGTGCCATTTCAAGTTCTATCTGGACATTTGCGATCATCAGTTAACTAAACGCATTGAAGAACAAATTCGTACACTTGGAGGGACGCTAGAATTCTTTCTTACGTCCAGTGTTACACATTTCATTACCGACAAAGCGATATTGCCACCAATTGTtggtaacaacaacagtaataataacaacaataataattcgTTAAGCAGTCGTCCCGGTACACCTCAAACACCAGGAACACCAACCACACCGCAAACTCCATATAATTTCGAAACACAGGATGGTAAAAATAATGCTAGTGGCGGTATTAGTACACCAACTGGATCTGCCAGAAAAGCCAACAATCGTCAATCACGAGCCAACGCAATTCTAAATCGTGTACGTCGTCCTAGCACAACCACCAACACTATCAATGTTAATGCTGTCAGTGTCGGCGTTACCGAACCGCAAAATTCACCAACGCCCTTAAATATTAAAGACGTTGCCAAACAGTCGTCGATTGTTGCAACGCAGAGTCCTTACATTGTTTGGCAAACTGAATACGCTTTGCATTTCTTCAAGAAGGTACACCACGAACTGAAGGATTACTTGGGTGTCAATTCCCGACACGATCAACACAAACTCTTGAGTAAAGGTCGTAACACTGTCGATCCCATCGATCTCAAAGGTGGCGGATTTATAAAAATCGAAGCAATCAAACATAATTATAGACCTTACTATCAACTCTTTCGCAAATCATCCGGCACTGAGTGGCCAAAAATCGAACTTACACGTGAGGACGGCGCTTTTCGGTTATCACCGAAGAAGAAAATTACACCAAACGTAGAGGTGCGTGAAAAAGAAAAGGATAAAACGAACGTAGCTAAAGCTAACGAAGAACGAAACATGACGCGTAAATCCCGTTCAAGATCTTCACAACATCAAAGACCATTACATGCGGCTGTACAGACCTTGAAAAAAGGTACTGGCGGCGGCGCTGCAGATTCTGCTACAACAGTGAAGAGTAGTCCGCGTAATTCACAAGCTGGTGGTGCGGCTGGAGCTATAGCGACTGGCTGCCGACAAGTGAAAGAATCCAGCGACAAGCAATGCGGCGTTTGTGAGATCTGTAAAATCGAATATGATACGCTAACCATACATTTGAAGACTAAAGATCACGAATACTTTGCCAAGAACTCGCAGAATTTTATAGCTTTGGACTCGCTAATACATACATCAGCGGAcgtgaataaatttttaaacgaGGATAAAAAAGTGGTTTTAGAAGAAATGGAAGTGGAAAATATTGAAGTAGTAGGTGATGTAAATGCACCTGATCCATTGGAAGGATCAGAGCCATTGATGGTAATGCCAGTGTTGGAGCTTACAGATGATACACGTCGTGGTGTGTTGCACCAAACACCTTCGCCGACATTACGCGAGAAATCGAAGCGCAGCACTAAAGGGAAACATTCATcagagaaatttcaaaatttacgtTCCACTAAGTCTCCTAAGGCTACTGCAACAACTGTTAAGTCACAAACTAGCCCGCTAAAACAACAAATGGCGCTCACCACTGCCACTTCCAGCATGTTGGAGCTCCAACGTATTGAAACGTGCGCAACTGTCAACGTAAATAACACCAAACCCGTCTCTCTCCAACCGGTTACGCCTGCAGCATCAACGCGACGAAAACAAACATCAGCGGCGGCGGTGTCTCCACCTATACGTGCTATGCTGCCTCCCTCCTCGTTGTATAAAGTAGTCGGCACACCGGAAACCGTAGGTACACCCCTACGCAGAACACGAGGTGACTTTCCCTCTGTTGGCGAGCAAGCAGTCACAGCATCGCCTTCACtaattgtgaaatttaaaaaagttcgtGCTACCGAGTTAAACCGGCTGAACGGTGAAGCTGAAAGTTTTATGTTTCCTAAACAGCGTACATCAAGTGAGCTGCCCACCGATATCGATCGGCAAACTACTTCCGACAATGCACGTGCCAGCTATTCATCAACAAGTTTAGATAGCACTAGCGACGGCCCAATGGAAGTAGAGCTGGCCATAACAACAGAGCATAGCGAAAAGTCTGCCTTAGTAAGTAAGGAGGTGGGAAAACGTGCAATCGCCAATGCAAAGCGTCGAAAAAGTCAAACGTCGACGACGACAAAGCAGCGCTTTCCAACCGCCCCCATCCAGCCAGAGTTACAACTGAAGAATAAGCCCAGTTCAGGGAAGTGTGTGTCTACAAAGTCGGTGGTGATACCGGCAGTAGGCAGTCATGTTACTGAAACAGCAAAATCTGCCATATCAGCGGCAGCTGCCAAAGCGAATGCCGCCGCAGCTGCTCTAGCGGCAATTACACTGCCAGAAGCAACACGTAAAAGCAGCCGCACTGCCACCGCTATCGTAACGGCGGCAACTACTAGTAGCCGCTTACTACGTGCAGCCGTGGAAGCAGCAAAGCATAACTATCGACAAATGGCGGCGGCCAATGAATTGGTCGTAACCGGACACAAAAAGTCGAATGCCAGCGAAACGACGCTAAAGTCCTTGATGGCAGCGACGGCGACGAAGACTAGTCAAAGTGTGTCAGTTGTAAAAATGGAGGATCGGATGGGGGatgttgaaaatattaagaAGGAAGATGAAAGCGAAAGCGACAGTGAGTCCGATAACACAAGTAGCTATGAAGACGAAGAGGAAAATTGCGCTGATGCTTGCAAAGTGTTTGCAGGTGGATATTTTGGTGAAGATTTAGACGAGGATGATGATGACGATATTGATAATGATGACGAAAACGATGAAGACTATGTACATTATAAAAGCAGACGGCATAAATCAATTTCATTTGACAATTCGTCTGACATTTGGCAGAGTGGTTGTAGTGGTACTACATCCAGAAGACAGCGGGCTATGAAGCGAGAAGCGCAGAAAACCAAAAGCGAGTTTTCACTAGTTGACACAAAAGATTGCGCCACTACGAAGATTATACGCGAAGTACATAGAGGCGGCAAGCGGAAAAAGTGTAGTGAAGAGCCATCCAAAACTAAGGTCCCGAATATAACCACATTcgctaaaagtaataaaaactcGTCTGTTGAGATGGACTCGCCATCTTCTTCACCATCGAAGCAGAAATCTCCTGAATCATACTTCGATTATACGGCCAGCGAGCGCCTTAATCAAATGCGATACTCCTTTGAGCGCATACCTGCAGCTGATCTTTGGTACCGAGTATTCACACGTCAAGATAACTGCGCCGAACGCTTTTACGAATATTACGGTTTAACAAATTATCGTAAGCTGCCTTATGAACTTGGTCCAATACCGTTCGCACGAACGTCGGATTCCAGCGCATGCTGTAAACTCTGCGAGACGCAAAGGAACATTGGTTTAGGCTCAAATGAAGCGAGTAAAGGATTTCCCACTTCAGAAAAAGTGTCCAAAGTAAAATCAGAACCATTAGAGGATTCGGAAGCGGGTGCCACCAAATCCAGAGATTCGAGCAGTTGCAATTCGCATGACATCggcaatataaataatataggtAGCGATGGAAATGTCAATAACGTGCAGCCCGAGCCATCTACAACACAGTACAagcataaacataaaaaattacaaattctaCAACGTTATCGGCAGGAGCAACAGGAACTCCAGAAACGACAAGCCGAACTGGTCTCTGAACTACAGGTGAATAACTCTAGCCAGTCGCAATGTGATACCAAAGCCACTAGTACATCAGTTCCGGAGCGGGCGCGCGATCGCCAACGAGCCGGCTCCACACATAGCACAACGAGTAGTACGAGTTGTGCCAGCAGTACGGCCACTACCAAAACAAGCAAAAACAGATACCTCAACAAGCATCTGAATAAAGCGGCGGCCGCCTTTCTGAACTTAGAATTGCCACCAAGAAAATCTCCGCGCGAACACGCTTCAACGCTTGCATTGGTGAGCTGCATTATAAAGCAGCGGCAAGATTCACAGAGTAAACCGAATTCAGAAACCGACGAGCCGTCCACCACGCCTACACCAGTTTCAGTTACCGATGCAACAACCATTACCACACCTGGATCAGCGCTTGCTTTAGCTGTAAATTCAGCAATGAAAACGAAAGCGCAAAAAGTAGCGACAACATCATTATACACCGATTCAGCGTGCAGTGCTAAACCATCACCATCCGTAAATGATTTACCTGTGCTCCGCTCTCCACGCCACACACGTTCCGCTGCGGCAACACCCGTCGAAGAGTTACGCTTCACTACCGAAATATCCGAAAATGTGAAACGCATGCGCCGTGGTCAAAATAAATACGATCACTCGCCGCCAATCGCGCTTAATCAATCACGGAAAAGTACACGTGGCGGTCGGCAGATACTAAAGTCGCCACATGGCAGACCATCACGCACCTATAATAGCGTACAAAAATTCCTGCAATCCACTTGCCGCACCTCTAACCGTACGAGTCAAACACCGAATTCGATGGTGGCGGCCACAACAGCGACAGGCAAACGACGCAGACGCGGATATACGGCCAGGCGACATAACTGCTACAGTGGTCTGCTCGGACAGGGTTCTGCGCTGCCATCCATTCGTAAGACAGGTTCCAAAAAGGGCGTATTAGAGTTCGAGGTGGATACGGCTGCGTTAAAGGCACTCGACGCTGCGAcgaaacatacaaatattcgtCAACTAGAGTGGCAGATTGATAAATACCTACAGTTACACGGTAGCGAATACGACTTAGAAGAGGATTTATCTTTAGGCTGTGAAGGTGGAGAAGCGATGCCGCTTGCAATGATAAGCGCACCCTCCAAGAAGAATAGTATAACACCTGCAACGAACACTGCGTCTACGAGTAAGACGCTTCGAGCAGGTTGCTCAACAAATACAGATGTCAAACCTAATACAAGCGCAGCGATATCTTCCGCAACCTTCGACTCAAATACACCGCCACCCACCGACTGCTTTTCTAGTGACTTCGATCTGTATGACTTGTTTACGAATGCAACGGGCAGTCCGTCCGATGATGAACAAACGGTAAATGTTGGCGGAAAACGTAGAAGCACCGGTCTTTGTTTATACAACTCGCTATCGATGCAGAACTATTTCCGCAAAAGGAAATGTCTGAAGTCCAACCGCACGGGCTGGCCAAAAGTACAAAAGAAGAAAACTTCCGcgcgccaacaacaaaagcttgcACAAAAAATACGTTTCCTGCAAGATATAGGTGAGTTGACAGGAAATGTGATAAAAGAAGAGACGAATTTGTCAGCGGATAAAGGAGGCAATGAATGTGacgatgaaaatgaaaatgatgagTCCATTCTATGTAGAGGTACGCAACGGCGGCGGCGAAACGGTGTTATTACGCCACCACAAAGTGAAGGCGATGTCAACCAAAAATTGCAGAATGATGACGGAGAAGAGGAGGAAGATGCAGGCGCGGACGATGAAACGGAGTTAGATGCTGGCGAGAGTATACCTGAGGAGGAAGAAGATGAGGATGATGGAGACGACCTGGAGGACGATGGCGACACAATAATGGATTCCATTGATGAGGAAGGTGTACACACGGAGCCCGACGCTGATGCTGCAGCTGAAGCTGATGAAGAGGACATAGAAGATGCTGAATTGTATACAGAAGCAGTTGGGACCGCTGGCGAAGACGAAGACGATAGTAACTTCTTGCCCGTGCGTAAAAACATACGACGCCGAACAAATGCTAGCCCGCACGAAGATAAACTCGTTACTGCAAACTCGTTTCTAGCGAATGGTACTGCCACCAATAATAACAGCGGTGCCACATCTACACCCACGACACAAATGCTACGTGGATGTTCGAGACGTACACCTCAATTGCTCAACGGCAGCCTAGGCAGCTGCATTAGCCCCAGCGAGAAGGCGGGCGATAATTCGGATATTTTCACCGTATCTTCAGATGGACTAGATACAGATTTGGATATGAGCAACTCGCAACATAAATGTGATGACGAACATCTACACCACCACcacaatcatcatcatcatcatcaggaGCAATGTGTGAGTCACCAGACACCGAAACGTAAATTCGACTTGTCAAAATATGCGCCAAATAATAGCACAGCCAGTAGCTGTGCAGCGGAAGCCGCAACTGCTGCCGTCAAATCCTTAGCAATATCACAGTTTCTCAAAAAAGAGGTCCGAGTGACATGTAGACGACTGCGTGCACCATTTCGTCGCTACCGTTATCGCAGATAA
- the LOC105218190 gene encoding uncharacterized protein LOC105218190 gives MPLQQQHQLKALNLRKLIKYEETLGINAHQDNYFEKLFKRTTASFRAKLGKENAHGEHVIEVKSKRDRGEHFLRSLNQKESQQQAESRAGMAKKGNQPHSTRTYTTTQRGPTFEGVGTPSKQNAKQKPQQPQKQVQSAKKIAEQRPRSHTSTYGTENLSREQAWQSKNRVPFGECNELRGPQSEATERASSRPTERREASQKRGQIVTTTIGGKEVKSKTNGTVTNPRVESRDNDRGRARIRYPSHERGAPRRSPSGGSYTTARSLGVLIPRQCTATRRRRPLSKDPVALYHYYQSEWNHFREQIPGESSHAELRWMIRERLMDPN, from the exons atgccgctacaacaacaacatcaactaaAAGCATTGA ATCTTCGCAAACTCATTAAATACGAGGAGACACTAGGCATTAATGCTCATCAAGATAACTACTTTGAGAAGCTCTTTAAGCGTACAACTGCCAGTTTTCGCGCCAAACTTGGTAAGGAGAATGCGCATGGTGAACATGTTATAGAAGTAAAGTCAAAGCGTGATCGGGGCGAGCATTTCTTGCGATCGCTGAATCAGAAAGAGTCTCAACAACAAGCGGAGTCAAGAGCGGGAATGGCAAAGAAAGGTAATCAGCCACATTCTACACGCACCTATACAACTACGCAGCGTGGTCCAACTTTCGAGGGTGTTGGTACCCCGAGTAAACAGAATGCCAAACAAAAGCCCCAACAACCGCAAAAACAAGTACAGTCCGCAAAAAAGATCGCGGAACAACGTCCACGGTCGCACACCTCCACTTACGGTACGGAAAATCTATCACGTGAACAAGCTTGGCAAAGCAAAAATCGTGTACCTTTCGGTGAATGCAATGAATTGAGAGGTCCACAATCCGAGGCGACTGAACGTGCCTCCTCGCGACCAACAGAGCGCAGGGAGGCGAGTCAGAAGCGTGGTCAAATAGTAACCACTACAATTGGTGGCAAAGAAGTCAAATCTAAAACAAATGGAACAGTGACAAATCCAAGGGTGGAATCGCGAGATAATGATCGTGGACGTGCACGTATTAGATATCCATCTCACGAACGTGGCGCACCAAGACGTAGTCCGAGTGGCGGTAGCTACACCACAGCCAGATCTTTAGGTGTACTGA TACCACGTCAGTGCACAGCGACACGTCGACGCCGACCACTAAGCAAAGATCCGGTCGCATTGTATCACTACTATCAAAGTGAATGGAATCACTTTCGTGAGCAAATACCCGGCGAAAGTTCACATGCGGAGCTGCGTTGGATGATACGTGAACGTCTGATGGACCCTAACTAA